From a region of the Vaginimicrobium propionicum genome:
- a CDS encoding Fic family protein gives MNEDPFKEYIRESEPDKREKGYAWYTAIGLQAVDGLKTSDYLAQTALRNINGEISFDEANALLQSYYEERSAKDLADRTEEADKVSARIAALLSERAFSFTPNEYLSIHRKLFSGIYSDAGETRDYNVTKKEWVLDGASVLYGSATELKATLEYDLSQEKQFSYRNLSMDEIIHHLAIFISRLWQIHVFSEGNTRTTAVFFIKYLRSLGFDVTNDIFAQNAWYFRNCLVRANYNDLKNGIHATTEFLELFLRNLLLNEDNPLNNRALHIGSSLSEPNGI, from the coding sequence GTGAACGAGGATCCTTTCAAAGAATATATCCGCGAATCTGAACCCGATAAACGAGAAAAGGGATATGCGTGGTATACCGCTATAGGTTTGCAAGCAGTTGATGGGCTAAAGACCTCTGACTATCTTGCACAAACGGCTCTGCGCAACATTAACGGGGAAATATCTTTCGATGAGGCCAATGCTCTTCTACAGTCCTACTACGAGGAACGCTCGGCTAAAGATTTGGCTGACCGCACCGAGGAGGCCGATAAAGTTTCTGCTCGAATAGCGGCTTTGTTATCCGAGCGTGCTTTTAGTTTCACCCCAAATGAATATCTTTCGATTCACAGAAAACTGTTTTCTGGTATTTATTCTGACGCCGGTGAAACTCGCGATTACAACGTCACGAAAAAGGAATGGGTTCTCGACGGGGCTAGTGTGCTCTACGGCAGTGCGACGGAACTGAAGGCAACGCTGGAATACGATTTATCGCAAGAGAAACAATTTTCTTACCGAAATCTTTCGATGGATGAAATTATTCATCATCTTGCGATTTTCATTTCACGTTTGTGGCAGATACACGTTTTCTCTGAGGGCAACACCAGAACAACAGCGGTATTTTTCATCAAATACTTGCGGAGCCTCGGCTTCGATGTGACCAACGATATTTTTGCGCAAAATGCGTGGTATTTCCGTAATTGCCTGGTCAGAGCAAATTACAACGACCTTAAAAACGGTATTCACGCAACCACAGAGTTTCTGGAGTTGTTCCTAAGAAACCTTTTACTGAACGAAGATAACCCGCTAAATAACCGCGCCTTGCACATCGGCAGCAGCTTGAGTGAACCCAACGGCATATAA
- a CDS encoding energy-coupling factor ABC transporter permease, with translation MHIAEGFLPVAHCVAWYVAAAPFVVVGARACIREAKKSTTNRLLLAAAGAFTFVLSAIKLPSVTGSSSHPTGTGAGAVLFKPPVMAFLGAVVLLFQALLLAHGGISTLGANVFSMAIVGPWVGYGFYLLTRKISPYLGVFLALALADLSTYCVTSVQLALAHPDPASGFVGALGKFLGVFALTQIPLAIAEGFIGILLFRFLAQVVGPELEARGVLAAKEAVHA, from the coding sequence ATGCATATCGCTGAAGGGTTTCTGCCTGTCGCCCACTGCGTGGCTTGGTACGTGGCAGCCGCCCCGTTTGTTGTTGTAGGGGCTCGCGCTTGTATCCGCGAAGCCAAGAAGTCGACCACTAACCGCCTGCTGCTGGCTGCCGCCGGAGCTTTCACATTCGTATTGTCGGCGATTAAACTGCCCTCCGTAACAGGTTCCAGTTCTCACCCAACTGGGACGGGCGCCGGCGCAGTGCTATTCAAACCGCCAGTTATGGCATTCTTGGGTGCGGTAGTGCTGCTTTTTCAGGCGTTACTGTTGGCTCACGGCGGCATCTCCACATTAGGTGCGAATGTGTTTTCGATGGCGATCGTCGGCCCTTGGGTAGGCTACGGATTCTATTTATTGACCCGCAAAATTAGCCCATATCTAGGCGTTTTCTTGGCTCTGGCATTAGCTGACCTGTCAACTTATTGCGTAACTTCTGTGCAATTGGCACTAGCTCACCCAGACCCAGCAAGTGGTTTCGTCGGGGCGCTCGGAAAATTCCTCGGGGTTTTCGCGCTCACCCAAATTCCGTTGGCCATTGCTGAAGGCTTCATCGGTATCCTGCTATTCCGCTTCTTGGCTCAAGTAGTAGGCCCCGAGTTGGAGGCGCGCGGAGTGTTAGCTGCTAAGGAGGCCGTCCATGCCTAA
- a CDS encoding helix-turn-helix domain-containing protein has translation MHSPAKPLKDAGVTLPPGQLEELLDASRFLEQSDAPALLLGPDGQQVKLPEQVYAVLLNVVRAMSRRQAIQVVPIDQKLTTQGAADFLGISRPTLIKQLEAGVIPYEKLPGSRHRRILLTDLLAYRTNQKAKRHQIFQQMVDYAEEDGLYTQSDGRS, from the coding sequence ATGCATTCTCCAGCAAAACCTCTAAAAGACGCCGGTGTGACCCTGCCTCCCGGTCAGCTGGAAGAGCTGCTTGACGCATCCCGTTTCCTGGAGCAGTCGGATGCGCCAGCACTACTTCTCGGCCCAGATGGCCAGCAAGTGAAATTGCCTGAGCAGGTGTATGCAGTGCTCCTCAACGTGGTGCGCGCTATGTCTCGTCGTCAAGCAATACAGGTTGTTCCTATCGACCAGAAACTCACTACCCAAGGTGCTGCTGACTTTTTGGGTATCAGTAGGCCAACTCTGATTAAACAGTTGGAGGCTGGTGTCATCCCATACGAGAAATTGCCTGGCAGTAGGCATCGCCGGATTCTGCTTACTGATTTGCTGGCGTACCGCACCAACCAGAAAGCCAAGCGACACCAAATTTTTCAACAGATGGTTGACTACGCTGAAGAAGACGGCCTTTACACCCAGTCAGACGGGCGGAGCTAA
- the cbiQ gene encoding cobalt ECF transporter T component CbiQ, which produces MIALDDAAWAAPWRHVRVGQKVMLSLGLMATALIAPPWPTTVLVVIAAVTLTLGFAKIPPRTLALAFAAPAAFIIIGAISVSIQLGYSPPSYLYKLGPLSISQQSLTNAITVFARSCSATLSVLLLATTTPMADLLSWLRRLGVPGTLIEIASLMYRMLFVLLDSAIAIHQAQVARLGDAPLGQNRLRRKFDNTGKAVGTLALRSWTRAQRLTDGLDARGITGDLVILTRQPQFSTRWLYSTIGLIAGIWAASGLWVLIGARLA; this is translated from the coding sequence ATGATCGCACTAGACGATGCCGCCTGGGCTGCCCCCTGGCGGCACGTGAGAGTCGGCCAAAAAGTTATGCTCAGCTTGGGGTTAATGGCGACCGCACTGATTGCCCCACCTTGGCCAACCACTGTTCTAGTAGTGATCGCTGCGGTAACGCTGACGCTAGGGTTCGCTAAAATTCCTCCCCGAACCCTAGCGTTGGCTTTCGCAGCCCCGGCAGCGTTTATCATTATTGGCGCCATATCGGTATCAATTCAGCTGGGCTATTCACCCCCCTCCTACTTATATAAACTCGGCCCGTTATCTATCAGCCAGCAATCCTTGACAAACGCCATAACAGTGTTCGCCCGCTCCTGCTCCGCCACCTTGTCAGTGTTGTTATTAGCGACCACCACCCCGATGGCTGATTTGCTGTCTTGGCTACGCCGTCTAGGAGTACCAGGAACATTAATCGAGATTGCTTCACTGATGTATCGGATGCTTTTCGTTCTGTTAGATTCAGCTATCGCAATCCACCAAGCGCAAGTTGCCAGGCTAGGCGATGCGCCACTAGGTCAAAACCGTTTACGCCGAAAGTTTGATAACACCGGCAAGGCTGTCGGCACGTTAGCGCTGCGCTCTTGGACGCGCGCCCAACGCTTAACTGACGGCTTGGACGCTAGAGGAATAACCGGCGATCTAGTAATTCTTACTCGTCAACCACAGTTTTCCACCCGCTGGCTGTACTCAACAATAGGTTTAATTGCCGGAATCTGGGCAGCTAGCGGCCTATGGGTTTTGATTGGAGCACGCCTTGCTTGA
- a CDS encoding precorrin-8X methylmutase, with the protein MSQIDYRYEVDAAKIYTESFAIIRAESDLSGFPQDVANVVVRMIHAAAQTDLPKDIRFTPGVVTACRSALLAGAPILCDSSMVATGIIRSRLPGENGVVCHIKDPKLAEVAKRKGVTKTMAAVDEWTPQLEGAVVAIGNAPTALFRLLEVVRDTGIKPAGVIGCPVGFVGAAESKQALVANPFGLEFLSLTGRRGGSAVTVAAINAVASTDERTNKSLR; encoded by the coding sequence ATGAGCCAGATTGACTATCGCTATGAGGTAGACGCCGCGAAAATCTATACTGAGTCATTCGCTATCATCCGTGCCGAATCCGATTTGTCTGGGTTCCCGCAAGATGTTGCCAACGTTGTGGTCAGGATGATTCACGCCGCCGCCCAAACTGATTTACCGAAAGATATTCGTTTCACACCCGGTGTGGTTACGGCTTGCCGTAGTGCACTTTTAGCTGGCGCCCCAATTCTGTGCGATTCGTCGATGGTTGCTACCGGCATTATCCGCTCTAGGTTGCCTGGTGAAAACGGTGTGGTCTGTCACATTAAAGACCCGAAATTGGCTGAGGTCGCTAAGCGCAAGGGGGTCACTAAAACGATGGCCGCTGTCGATGAGTGGACGCCGCAATTAGAGGGTGCTGTGGTGGCTATCGGCAACGCCCCAACCGCTCTTTTCAGACTGCTCGAAGTGGTGCGGGATACGGGCATCAAGCCTGCTGGGGTGATTGGTTGTCCAGTTGGTTTCGTCGGTGCCGCAGAGTCCAAACAAGCGCTAGTAGCTAATCCCTTTGGTTTAGAGTTTTTGTCGCTAACTGGACGCCGTGGCGGCTCGGCAGTTACCGTTGCAGCTATCAACGCTGTCGCCTCCACCGATGAGCGAACCAACAAGTCTTTGCGTTAG
- a CDS encoding energy-coupling factor ABC transporter substrate-binding protein: MPNEKKSTSAWISAALIAVVVVIFAICFALAPKEGADEGEAFGGTDSAVTEIIEEEGYEPWMNPLLDLGSGEIESGLFALQAAIGSGILFFVLGNLRGRRKSAEEIAAGTFDASSFTGASSPSRE, translated from the coding sequence ATGCCTAACGAAAAGAAGTCAACATCAGCTTGGATTTCTGCCGCACTAATCGCGGTAGTAGTGGTGATATTCGCCATCTGTTTCGCGCTAGCCCCCAAAGAGGGCGCCGACGAGGGTGAGGCTTTTGGCGGCACGGACTCTGCTGTCACCGAAATTATTGAAGAAGAAGGATACGAGCCGTGGATGAACCCGCTACTCGACCTTGGTTCCGGCGAAATCGAATCCGGCCTATTCGCGCTACAAGCCGCTATTGGCTCTGGAATACTCTTCTTCGTATTAGGCAATCTGCGTGGACGTAGAAAGTCTGCCGAAGAGATTGCTGCGGGAACTTTCGACGCCAGCTCATTCACCGGCGCATCATCACCAAGCCGAGAATAA